One Bicyclus anynana unplaced genomic scaffold, ilBicAnyn1.1 scaffold_29_1, whole genome shotgun sequence genomic region harbors:
- the LOC112046443 gene encoding uncharacterized protein LOC112046443, with translation MPRNIECGSGCGRPVTRQSLMQCHLCKSSYHCECLNINLHQLATMSKEYLASWQCPACSNVSNRHRGNRENTPVRSSVIPSVEETASLPQQNRTNADQDWRAFTQELQLMLNGWRNEIDNSLSQISNDIKSALSDMKHEIQTLRTDQNNLKSGFTNLSQEVAELKSSTQYLSKQNEDLEKKVHTLEGHKKDAQESHSLVSTLEYKIDCLEQQARQCNVEIVNVPEKKNENLITILDAIGSVIKYPIQQKDVVSIHRVPHAHQQNNKPKNVIVKFSARSVRDNVLSAYRKMKKVRSDQIGISGHSQDIYLNEHLTLKNKTLFRQCREEAKKCNYKYVWVKNATILVRQNDNSPAFAVRSCNDFVKFKCSLTRMET, from the coding sequence ATGCCTCGAAATATTGAGTGCGGCAGTGGGTGCGGACGTCCCGTGACCAGGCAATCCCTCATGCAGTGTCATCTCTGTAAATCCTCGTACCACTGTGAATGTCTCAATATAAATTTGCACCAACTCGCAACAATGTCTAAGGAGTACCTGGCCTCCTGGCAGTGCCCTGCTTGCTCCAATGTTTCAAATCGTCACAGAGGGAACCGAGAAAATACCCCTGTACGCAGTTCTGTAATCCCCTCTGTGGAAGAAACCGCCTCACTACCACAACAAAATCGTACTAATGCAGACCAAGACTGGCGTGCTTTCACGCAAGAGCTCCAATTAATGCTTAATGGGTGGCGTAATGAAATTGATAATTCTTTAAGTCAAATTAGTAACGACATCAAAAGCGCTTTATCCGATATGAAGCATGAAATTCAGACTTTGAGGACAGATCAAAACAACTTGAAGAGCGGCTTCACCAATCTATCTCAAGAAGTTGCCGAGCTGAAATCATCTACTCAATACTTATCAAAGCAAAACGAAGACCTAGAAAAAAAAGTTCACACCCTCGAAGGTCACAAAAAAGACGCGCAGGAATCTCATAGCCTTGTCTCAACCCTCGAGTATAAAATCGACTGCCTGGAACAGCAAGCCAGGCAGTGCAACGTCGAGATCGTCAACGTCCCCGAGAAGAAAAATGAAAACCTCATAACAATACTGGATGCGATAGGCTCTGTTATTAAATACCCTATCCAACAAAAAGATGTCGTCTCTATCCACCGGGTACCCCACGCTCATCAGCAAAACAATAAACCAAAAAACGTAATCGTCAAATTTTCAGCTCGCTCCGTTAGAGATAATGTGTTAAGCGCATATCGTAAAATGAAAAAGGTAAGAAGCGATCAAATAGGAATCTCGGGACACTcgcaagatatatacctaaacGAACACCTcacgttaaaaaataaaactcttttTCGTCAGTGCCGTGAGGAAgctaaaaaatgtaattataaatacGTGTGGGTTAAGAATGCCACAATACTCGTCAGACAAAACGACAATTCTCCAGCGTTTGCTGTACGATCTTGTAATGactttgttaaatttaaatgttCTCTCACCCGAATGGAAACTTAA